In Deltaproteobacteria bacterium, one DNA window encodes the following:
- a CDS encoding EVE domain-containing protein, translating into MKYWLIKTEPGSYSWEQFVRDQRTFWNGVRNYQARINLRAMAVGDLCLFYHSVSDKAVMGLARVVREAYPDHTADDGEWVMVDVEPVRALGLPVTIDMVKARPDLADMVLVKNSRLSVQPVTKAQFDAVVKMGGKAK; encoded by the coding sequence ATGAAGTATTGGCTCATCAAAACGGAGCCGGGCTCGTATTCGTGGGAGCAGTTCGTCCGCGACCAACGCACCTTCTGGAATGGCGTGCGCAATTACCAGGCCCGGATCAACCTGCGTGCGATGGCCGTGGGCGATCTGTGCCTGTTCTACCATTCCGTGTCCGACAAGGCGGTGATGGGCTTGGCACGCGTGGTGCGCGAGGCGTATCCCGATCACACGGCTGATGACGGCGAGTGGGTCATGGTCGATGTCGAGCCGGTTCGCGCGCTCGGCTTGCCCGTGACCATCGACATGGTGAAAGCCCGGCCCGATCTGGCCGACATGGTGTTGGTGAAGAACTCGCGGCTCTCGGTGCAGCCGGTGACGAAGGCGCAGTTCGACGCGGTCGTGAAGATGGGCGGCAAGGCGAAGTGA
- a CDS encoding dienelactone hydrolase family protein, translating to MNGTTKRGWIVAITLILAAAGCGFSDDDDSTDSTTPDDDSGDDDTADDDDASGDEDMWAPLPDDDAADVPSDYPEPYDPAARGPYQVGVRTYVFVDDSRWQDSPAGGRRVLTEVWYPAFDSAADWPRDIPRTFFNGWDDVIFSVFKAIGVPQTEIDNFDAPRDVARDAPLYPWGGPIPLVLLSHGFAGVRFQDFTLCEYLASHGYIVVAPDHTKNAFVTAFPEGPVIFNPLATPWSYAHRLKDLSFLIDVFTDLNAADPEAFWNGRIDLARVGAIGHSFGGTTVLQETKRDGRIGAAVDMASFMFPFLPDGFDTPLMFMIGAEDHSMGDTEPLIRVNFAQSPAPKYFLEFYDGGHYTFTDACILSPTLFGEGDGCGYERRGDTNEPFHFIEHDLAFEIINGYITAFFGLHLKGQDGMRAFLGENHYPDEIDYAFFE from the coding sequence ATGAACGGAACCACGAAACGGGGCTGGATTGTCGCGATCACGCTCATCCTCGCGGCCGCCGGTTGCGGATTTTCGGACGACGACGATTCGACCGACTCGACCACACCCGACGACGATTCTGGGGATGACGACACAGCGGACGACGACGATGCGTCGGGCGACGAAGACATGTGGGCTCCGCTGCCCGACGACGATGCGGCCGATGTGCCGAGCGACTATCCGGAGCCGTACGACCCCGCCGCGCGCGGGCCGTATCAGGTCGGCGTGCGCACCTACGTCTTCGTGGACGACAGTCGCTGGCAGGACTCGCCCGCGGGCGGGCGGCGCGTGCTGACCGAGGTGTGGTATCCCGCCTTCGATTCGGCGGCGGACTGGCCGCGCGACATCCCTCGCACGTTCTTCAATGGCTGGGACGACGTCATCTTCAGCGTCTTCAAAGCCATCGGCGTACCGCAAACAGAGATCGACAACTTCGATGCGCCGCGCGACGTGGCTCGCGACGCGCCGCTCTACCCGTGGGGCGGGCCGATTCCGCTCGTCCTGCTCTCGCACGGCTTCGCGGGGGTTCGCTTTCAGGATTTCACGCTGTGCGAATACCTGGCGAGTCACGGGTACATCGTCGTCGCGCCGGATCACACGAAGAACGCGTTCGTCACGGCGTTTCCCGAAGGTCCGGTGATCTTCAATCCGCTCGCCACGCCGTGGTCGTACGCGCATCGACTCAAGGATCTGTCGTTTCTCATCGACGTGTTCACCGACCTGAACGCCGCCGACCCGGAAGCGTTCTGGAACGGTCGCATCGACCTCGCCCGCGTCGGCGCGATCGGCCATTCGTTCGGCGGCACCACGGTGTTGCAGGAGACCAAGCGCGACGGGCGCATCGGCGCGGCGGTGGACATGGCGTCGTTCATGTTTCCGTTTCTGCCGGACGGCTTCGACACGCCGCTGATGTTCATGATCGGCGCTGAAGACCACAGCATGGGTGACACGGAGCCGCTGATCCGCGTGAACTTCGCTCAATCGCCCGCGCCCAAGTACTTCCTGGAGTTCTACGACGGCGGCCACTATACCTTCACCGACGCGTGCATCCTGTCGCCGACGCTGTTCGGCGAGGGGGACGGCTGCGGCTACGAGCGGCGCGGCGACACCAACGAGCCGTTTCACTTCATCGAGCACGATCTCGCGTTCGAGATCATCAACGGCTACATCACCGCGTTTTTCGGTTTGCACCTGAAGGGGCAGGACGGCATGCGCGCTTTCCTCGGCGAGAACCACTACCCGGACGAGATCGATTACGCGTTCTTCGAGTGA
- a CDS encoding heavy metal translocating P-type ATPase codes for MSDAAIIDCTHCGLPVPPALVEPGAERQFCCNGCRTVYAVLHDHGLDRYYDFVDTQTGRPKTAKVTGRGFEEFDDPAFQNLYARDLDAGLRIIELYLEGVHCAACVWLVEKVPVAIPGVVEARLDFGKSLARVVWDPAKQKLSEIARFLDSLGYPAHPFRGVKVREIRRREDRAMLVRIGVAAAAAGNVMFIAFALYGAMFSDMDPELKSLFRWTSLGLTIPAVLWSGSVFFTGAWAALRTRTLHMDLPIAIGLAAGFFGGALNTVRGVGEVYFDSVTVLIFLLLVGRWLQTRQQRQAADAAELLFSLAPTSARRIEDGVVTVVPLEALKAGDLIEVRAGETIAADGMVEEGRSELDLSLLTGESRPVSVREADRVHSGITNLASRIVVRVESTGENTRVGRLMALVEEHARRRAPIVRMADRISGWFVAAILSIATITFIGWSFVDLDLAIEHTMALLIVTCPCALGLATPLAVSAAIGKAARIGILVKGGDAIEQLAHPGTLWLDKTGTVTRGRTELVGFAGDESVKPFVGALEAQSTHPVARACVAAFGEGVSLDEPARQTIGGGIEGVVGGVRIAVGSPDFIAKLVNTVPDWAREATARELDAAHTPVHVAHGGRLAAVMGFGDPLRDDAARTIVQLRARGWRVGLLSGDHPQIVNAVGRRLEVVPEMLIGGASPEDKLHRVEESREAGTVVMVGDGVNDAVALSAASVGVAVHGGAEAGLAAADVFLTREGIEPIVALVEGSRKTVGVIRRNLAFSLAYNLLGVTLAVTGVLNPLIAALMMPASSITVITSSFRAKTFSSSSS; via the coding sequence GTGAGCGACGCTGCGATCATCGACTGCACGCACTGCGGTCTGCCGGTGCCGCCCGCGCTGGTGGAGCCGGGCGCCGAGCGACAATTCTGCTGCAACGGCTGCCGCACCGTGTACGCGGTCCTGCACGATCACGGCCTCGATCGTTATTACGATTTCGTCGACACGCAGACCGGCCGTCCGAAGACCGCCAAGGTCACGGGTCGGGGCTTCGAGGAGTTCGACGATCCGGCGTTTCAGAATCTTTACGCCCGCGACCTCGACGCCGGGCTGCGCATCATCGAACTCTATCTCGAGGGCGTGCACTGCGCGGCGTGCGTGTGGCTGGTCGAAAAAGTCCCGGTCGCAATTCCCGGCGTCGTCGAGGCGCGGCTCGATTTCGGCAAGTCGCTCGCGCGCGTCGTCTGGGATCCCGCAAAACAGAAGCTCTCCGAGATCGCCCGGTTTCTCGATTCGCTCGGCTACCCGGCACACCCGTTTCGCGGCGTGAAGGTTCGCGAGATTCGCCGTCGCGAAGACCGCGCGATGCTCGTGCGTATCGGCGTCGCTGCTGCGGCGGCGGGCAATGTCATGTTCATCGCGTTCGCGCTTTACGGCGCGATGTTTTCGGACATGGACCCCGAGCTGAAATCGCTCTTTCGATGGACGAGCCTCGGCCTGACGATTCCGGCCGTCCTCTGGTCGGGGTCCGTGTTTTTCACGGGCGCGTGGGCGGCGCTGCGCACGCGCACGTTGCACATGGATCTTCCCATCGCCATCGGGCTTGCGGCCGGGTTCTTCGGCGGCGCGCTCAACACGGTGCGCGGCGTGGGCGAGGTGTATTTCGATTCGGTCACGGTGCTGATCTTCCTGCTGCTCGTCGGGCGCTGGTTGCAAACACGCCAGCAGCGGCAGGCCGCCGACGCGGCGGAACTGCTGTTTTCGCTCGCGCCCACGAGTGCGCGACGGATCGAGGACGGCGTCGTCACCGTCGTACCGCTCGAAGCCCTGAAAGCGGGCGATCTGATCGAGGTGCGAGCGGGCGAAACCATCGCCGCCGACGGAATGGTCGAGGAGGGCCGATCAGAGCTCGACCTCTCACTGCTCACCGGCGAGTCGCGACCCGTCAGCGTGCGCGAGGCGGATCGCGTCCACTCGGGCATCACCAATCTCGCGTCGCGCATCGTCGTGCGTGTCGAATCCACGGGCGAGAATACGCGCGTGGGGCGACTCATGGCGCTCGTGGAGGAGCACGCCCGGCGGCGCGCGCCGATCGTGCGCATGGCCGACCGCATCTCGGGATGGTTCGTCGCGGCGATTCTTTCCATCGCGACGATCACGTTTATCGGGTGGTCGTTCGTCGATCTCGATCTCGCGATCGAGCACACGATGGCGCTGCTCATCGTCACGTGCCCGTGCGCGCTCGGTCTCGCCACGCCACTCGCCGTCTCCGCCGCAATCGGCAAGGCCGCGCGCATCGGCATCCTCGTCAAGGGCGGAGACGCCATCGAGCAACTCGCGCATCCGGGCACGCTCTGGCTCGACAAGACCGGCACCGTGACGCGCGGACGAACGGAGCTCGTCGGTTTCGCGGGCGACGAATCGGTGAAGCCGTTCGTCGGCGCGCTCGAAGCCCAGTCCACGCATCCCGTGGCGCGGGCGTGCGTCGCCGCGTTCGGTGAAGGCGTTTCGCTGGACGAACCCGCGCGTCAGACGATCGGTGGCGGCATCGAAGGCGTCGTCGGCGGGGTGCGTATCGCGGTCGGTTCGCCTGATTTCATCGCGAAGCTCGTGAACACGGTCCCCGACTGGGCGCGCGAGGCGACGGCGCGGGAACTCGACGCGGCGCACACGCCAGTGCATGTCGCGCATGGCGGTCGGCTCGCGGCGGTGATGGGATTCGGCGATCCGCTGCGCGACGACGCGGCGCGAACGATCGTGCAGCTTCGCGCGCGCGGCTGGCGCGTGGGGCTCCTCTCGGGCGATCACCCGCAGATTGTGAACGCGGTCGGGCGTCGGCTCGAAGTTGTGCCTGAAATGCTGATCGGCGGCGCGAGCCCCGAAGACAAGCTTCACCGCGTTGAGGAGTCGCGCGAGGCGGGAACGGTGGTGATGGTCGGCGACGGCGTCAACGACGCGGTCGCGCTCTCCGCCGCGTCGGTGGGCGTTGCCGTTCACGGCGGCGCGGAGGCGGGCCTCGCGGCGGCGGATGTTTTTCTCACGCGCGAGGGGATCGAACCGATCGTCGCGCTCGTCGAGGGCTCGCGCAAAACCGTCGGGGTCATTCGTCGCAATCTCGCGTTTTCTCTCGCCTACAACCTGCTCGGCGTCACGCTGGCCGTGACCGGCGTTCTCAATCCGCTCATCGCGGCGCTCATGATGCCGGCCAGTTCCATCACGGTCATCACCAGTTCGTTCAGGGCAAAGACGTTCTCGTCGTCGTCGTCGTGA